A part of Capsicum annuum cultivar UCD-10X-F1 chromosome 6, UCD10Xv1.1, whole genome shotgun sequence genomic DNA contains:
- the LOC124899481 gene encoding uncharacterized protein LOC124899481 codes for MSQKKVRVRRKDGCPWLLYAGLDKTTNDFMIKTYISKHTCNKTTRNYLCNAKFLAKTFRERIVEQPNIIVFKLQELIRKKFKLYVGKTTVRKSKVKVLKEIMGDHIVEFGRILDYKDELLRINPGTSCVIKLGEADEEDKPKFQTFHICFDALKKAWMLPLAWAVVEKENTNTWTWFVRCIRDDLRLGESDGLTLITDMQKLYFNTEVKCDSVDNNMSEYFNGWILAARHKTIITMLEEIRVKMMKRIGTLREFPNTWCSNYSPMCLKILEENINRSMDCTIEFNGVAGFEVKEGFCQHPVDIIKSTCSCRLWQLKGIPCAHGVAALLFKKHPLYDYIKSCYSKETYLRTYANVLEPLTNMEIRPVLSNIIVAPPKISTLSGMPSKSRKKKARETKKSEKLPRTGLAMTYSLCHVRGHNKRGCPLRGQSAEPSAAPSTTPTGSNRGRGRPKIILHLY; via the exons ATGAGCCAAAAAAAGGTTAGAGTTAGGCGCAAGGATGGTTGTCCATGGCTTTTATATGCAGGTCTTGACAAGACAACAAATGATTTCATGATAAAAACTTACATTTCAAAGCATACTTGCAACAAGACAACTAGAAATTACTTGTGCAATGCAAAGTTCTTAGCTAAAACCTTCAGAGAAAGAATAGTTGAGCAACCAAACATAATAGTATTCAAGTTGCAAGAGTTGATTAGAAAAAAGTTCAAACTTTATGTTGGTAAGACCACTGTGAGAAAATCAAAGGTTAAAGTGTTGAAAGAGATAATGGGTGATCATATTGTAGAATTTGGAAGAATCCTTGACTATAAAGATGAACTATTGAGGATAAACCCGGGGACCAGTTGTGTTATTAAACTTGGTGAGGCTGATGAAGAAGATAAACCAAAATTCCAGACTTTTCACATCTGCTTTGATGCTTTGAAAAAGGCATGG ATGCTGCCACTTGCTTGGGCAGTAGTTGAAAAAGAGAATACAAACACCTGGACATGGTTTGTTAGGTGCATAAGGGATGACCTAAGACTTGGAGAAAGTGATGGTCTCACCCTGATTACagatatgcagaag CTTTACTTCAATACTGAAGTAAAGTGTGATTCAGTGGATAACAACATGAGTGAGTATTTTAATGGATGGATCTTGGCAGCTAGGCACAAGACCATCATTACCATGCTTGAAGAAATAAGagtgaaaatgatgaaaagaatAGGCACTCTAAGAGAGTTTCCAAATACTTGGTGTAGTAATTACTCTCCAATGTGTTTGAAGATTTTAGAGGAGAACATCAACAGGTCTATGGATTGTACCATTGAGTTTAATGGAGTGGCTGGTTTTGAAGTGAAAGAAGGGTTTTGTCAACACCCAGTGGATATTATCAAGAGCACTTGTAGTTGTAGGTTATGGCAGTTAAAAGGcataccatgtgcacatggtgTGGCTGCACTGTTGTTCAAGAAACACCCCTTGTATGACTATATTAAAAGCTGTTACAGTAAGGAAACATACTTGAGGACTTATGCTAATGTGCTTGAACCATTAACAAACATGGAAATAAGGCCTGTTTTATCAAACATTATTGTTGCACCACCTAAAATTAGTACCTTGTCTGGCATGCCATCTAAATCTAGGAAGAAGAAAGCTAGAGAAAcaaagaaatctgaaaaattgccTAGAACTGGACTAGCAATGACATATAGTTTGTGCCATGTTAGAGGCCACAACAAAAGAGGGTGCCCTCTAAGAGGACAATCAGCAGAACCAAGTGCTGCACCATCAACAACACCTACTGGTTCAAACAGGGGAAGAGGCAGACCTAAGATAATATTACACTTGTACTAA